A region of Streptomyces sp. NBC_01788 DNA encodes the following proteins:
- a CDS encoding RHS repeat-associated core domain-containing protein, with amino-acid sequence MSDDWSTVTHVNYNYRPRTGTKQEAGPPYFSYGGDYVVNTTTPTLRDTFVDADGDKVNGTFQIFDSTTNAQVGNVLVSKYVPSGEVASVTVPAGVLAEGKTYKFRTSPYDGTHYNTGWSAWKTFTVDTKAPSAPTKIVSTDYPSDKWVKGTGQAGTFTVTPPAGGDHNWLEWSLDSVTWTKVTTSGSSANKAISIAPPKDGTHTLQVRAVDKADNKSEAAEYTFHAGPGGFIQPNDGERTARRLPLVAEADGTKYNAVSFSWRRSEADPWVRIPASHVTSGGTPLTSWPVSLTNGKNAQLVWSATETVDPDGSVQIKADFTGPGNASGSTEPLTVVVDRNADGAAAQEVGPGTVNMLTGDFGLSATDASAFDMSITRTASSRTPDKGATQEGQAPIYGKEWASGTTAELTNSEYSHIRRISDTAVAVVDSDGEEIHFTSNAAKTGWIPEPGSENLTLKGSVSGSFTLSDTEGTVTEFTKPDPAVPTWQVSSTLLNGLSNSTTTVISQKTTYNGKTVAQPKWVIAPTTATTTAACASDPATKGCRVLEFVYATSTTATDISYGDVTGQVKEIRLWATAPGASVATSKSVQMYLYDGNSCLRQAWNPQISPSLKTEYDYDTAGRVTKFTPPGELPWTFTYGKAGNAATAGDGMLLRSTRAGLKQGTTDVEEGTATTSIVYDVPLTGTAAPNKLGASDVKAWGQLDAPTDATAVFPADSIPTSHSGPSLGASAYKRADVYYLGVSGREVNSATPGGHIFTTEYDRFGNTVRELSAANRAIALGLSTADRDVQADLGITQLPSAERANLLATRSVYNEDGTRALEEFGPLRRVDLTEDLKSGSSVLVPAGTSVTARSWTVTEYDAGRPTDGTAIVKDQATKATTGAEVREHPGVIGEARAIQTVYDWAKGMPVRTVKDPGGLAITETTEYDAQGRVTKQLLPGASGTDAATRVTTYWSATGTGACAGRPEWADLVCSTGPAGAITGGGSQPSQLPTTTTEYSWWGSPAKVTKTANGVARTTTTTYDAASRPIKIGITGGAGQSVPEATAEYDPTTGQAVKTVSPTGGTITKQFDRLGRLISYTDADSGKTTTEYDLLDRPVKVTDTAPSTVTYTYDHNAEPRGLATRTTDSVAGAFQATYDADGTVNSEKLPGGYTLKQTLDTVGTPTNRTYTRDSDGTLVYSNSVSRSIHDQLTEQAGWSEQTYSYDRTGRLTTVWDTTDTVCTKRTYTFDNRTNRKTLTSASGTPGADCPTTGGTTTNYVYDSADRLVDTGYVYDAMGRTTALPGGTVSYFVNDLIQQQTENGKRQTWQLDADLRYRSWKVETGSGTSWTQTTSKLNHYGGDSDNPRWIVEDLATGALTRNVISAFGDLSATTSRAGDVVLQFTNIHGDIALQLPLSAGQEPILLDSDEYGKPRNGQAATRYNWLGAKQRSTETLNSVTLMGARLYSPTTGRFLSIDPVYGGNANPYEYGLGDPVNRYDLTGCTTVKACGIAYPVTTGWFPLKKYNHSRPSSWYRRAPAWQRGMVTLIFRGFITDIQFRNRILSLRQWRCYNRHYQERNVAQYQMQAKVTFGYGWFSYNQTTPWLYVNYYYWIGPTVTYS; translated from the coding sequence GTGTCGGACGACTGGTCGACCGTCACACACGTCAACTACAACTACCGCCCGCGCACCGGCACCAAGCAGGAGGCCGGCCCCCCGTACTTCTCCTACGGCGGCGACTACGTCGTCAACACCACCACCCCGACCCTGCGGGACACCTTCGTCGACGCCGACGGTGACAAGGTCAACGGCACCTTCCAGATCTTCGACTCCACCACCAACGCACAGGTCGGCAACGTCCTGGTGTCCAAGTACGTGCCCTCCGGGGAGGTCGCGTCGGTGACTGTCCCGGCCGGGGTGCTGGCCGAGGGGAAGACGTACAAGTTCCGTACCAGCCCGTACGACGGCACGCACTACAACACCGGCTGGTCGGCCTGGAAGACCTTCACGGTCGACACCAAGGCGCCCTCCGCCCCGACGAAGATCGTCTCCACGGACTACCCGTCGGACAAGTGGGTCAAGGGCACCGGCCAGGCCGGCACGTTCACGGTCACCCCGCCCGCCGGCGGTGACCACAACTGGCTGGAATGGTCACTGGACAGCGTCACCTGGACCAAGGTGACCACGAGCGGCTCCAGCGCCAACAAGGCCATCAGCATCGCCCCGCCCAAGGACGGCACCCACACCCTGCAGGTGCGGGCCGTGGACAAGGCGGACAACAAGTCCGAGGCGGCCGAGTACACCTTCCACGCAGGCCCCGGCGGCTTCATCCAGCCCAACGACGGCGAACGCACCGCACGCCGGCTCCCCCTCGTCGCAGAAGCCGACGGCACCAAGTACAACGCAGTGTCCTTCTCCTGGCGCCGCTCCGAAGCCGACCCGTGGGTGAGGATCCCCGCCAGCCACGTGACCTCCGGCGGCACCCCGCTGACCTCCTGGCCCGTTTCGCTGACCAACGGCAAGAACGCACAACTGGTCTGGAGCGCCACCGAAACCGTCGACCCCGACGGCTCGGTACAGATCAAGGCCGACTTCACCGGCCCAGGCAACGCCTCCGGCAGCACCGAGCCGCTGACCGTCGTCGTCGACCGCAACGCCGACGGCGCCGCCGCCCAGGAGGTCGGCCCCGGCACGGTGAACATGCTGACTGGTGACTTCGGCCTGTCGGCCACGGATGCATCGGCGTTTGACATGTCCATCACGCGTACTGCCTCGTCTCGCACACCGGACAAGGGCGCCACTCAGGAAGGACAGGCGCCGATCTACGGCAAGGAGTGGGCGTCGGGCACCACCGCCGAGCTGACGAATTCCGAATACTCCCACATCCGCAGGATCTCCGACACGGCTGTGGCCGTGGTCGACTCCGATGGTGAGGAGATCCACTTCACCTCGAACGCGGCGAAGACGGGCTGGATTCCAGAGCCGGGTTCCGAGAATCTGACCCTCAAGGGCAGCGTGAGTGGCAGCTTTACGCTGTCCGACACCGAGGGCACGGTCACGGAGTTCACCAAGCCCGACCCGGCCGTGCCGACCTGGCAGGTCTCCAGCACCCTGCTGAACGGGCTGTCCAACTCCACGACCACGGTGATCTCGCAGAAGACCACCTACAACGGCAAGACCGTCGCCCAGCCCAAGTGGGTCATCGCACCGACCACGGCCACGACCACCGCGGCCTGCGCGTCCGATCCGGCTACCAAGGGCTGCCGGGTGCTGGAGTTCGTGTACGCGACATCCACCACGGCCACCGACATCTCCTACGGTGACGTGACGGGGCAGGTCAAGGAGATCCGCCTGTGGGCCACCGCGCCCGGGGCCTCCGTGGCCACGTCGAAGTCGGTCCAGATGTACCTGTACGACGGCAATAGCTGCCTGCGCCAGGCCTGGAACCCGCAGATCAGCCCCTCACTGAAGACCGAGTACGACTACGACACCGCGGGCCGGGTCACCAAGTTCACCCCGCCCGGCGAACTGCCCTGGACCTTCACCTACGGCAAGGCGGGCAACGCCGCGACCGCCGGTGACGGCATGCTCCTCAGGTCCACCCGCGCGGGGCTGAAGCAGGGCACCACCGATGTCGAGGAGGGCACCGCGACCACCAGCATCGTCTACGACGTGCCGCTGACCGGCACCGCCGCCCCGAACAAGTTGGGCGCCTCGGATGTGAAGGCATGGGGTCAGCTCGACGCGCCGACGGATGCCACAGCCGTCTTCCCGGCGGACTCCATCCCGACCTCCCACTCCGGCCCCTCGCTCGGCGCAAGCGCCTACAAGCGGGCCGATGTGTACTACCTCGGGGTTTCCGGCCGCGAGGTCAATTCGGCCACCCCCGGCGGGCACATCTTCACCACCGAGTACGACCGCTTCGGTAACACCGTCCGTGAACTGTCGGCCGCCAACCGGGCCATCGCCCTCGGCCTGAGCACTGCTGACCGGGACGTCCAGGCGGACCTGGGCATTACCCAGCTCCCCTCCGCCGAACGCGCCAACCTGCTCGCCACCAGGTCCGTCTACAACGAGGACGGCACCCGCGCGTTGGAGGAGTTCGGCCCGCTACGTAGGGTCGACCTCACCGAGGATCTCAAGTCCGGCTCTTCGGTGCTCGTTCCGGCCGGAACCTCGGTGACCGCCCGTTCCTGGACAGTCACCGAGTACGACGCGGGCCGCCCCACCGACGGCACCGCCATCGTCAAGGACCAGGCCACCAAGGCCACCACGGGGGCAGAGGTGCGCGAGCACCCCGGCGTCATAGGCGAAGCCCGTGCCATTCAGACGGTGTACGACTGGGCCAAGGGCATGCCGGTCCGTACGGTCAAGGACCCGGGTGGGCTCGCGATCACCGAGACTACCGAGTACGACGCCCAGGGCCGGGTCACCAAGCAGCTCCTTCCCGGTGCCTCCGGCACAGACGCCGCGACGCGTGTGACGACGTACTGGTCCGCCACTGGGACCGGCGCCTGCGCCGGCCGCCCGGAGTGGGCCGACCTGGTCTGCTCCACCGGCCCGGCGGGCGCGATCACCGGCGGCGGCTCCCAGCCGTCACAGCTTCCGACAACCACCACTGAGTACAGCTGGTGGGGCAGCCCGGCCAAGGTCACCAAGACCGCGAACGGCGTCGCCCGTACCACTACGACCACGTATGACGCCGCGTCCCGACCTATCAAGATCGGGATTACTGGAGGTGCTGGGCAGTCGGTCCCGGAAGCGACCGCCGAGTACGACCCGACCACTGGCCAGGCCGTGAAGACGGTCTCACCGACCGGCGGCACGATCACCAAGCAGTTCGACAGACTTGGCCGGCTGATCTCCTACACAGACGCGGACAGCGGCAAGACCACCACCGAGTACGACCTTCTCGACCGCCCGGTCAAGGTAACCGACACTGCCCCCTCGACGGTCACGTACACCTACGACCACAACGCCGAGCCACGCGGCCTGGCGACCCGGACCACCGACTCCGTCGCCGGCGCATTCCAGGCCACCTATGACGCGGACGGCACCGTCAACTCGGAGAAGCTGCCCGGCGGCTACACGCTCAAGCAGACTCTGGACACCGTTGGCACGCCAACCAACCGCACCTACACCCGTGACAGCGACGGAACTCTCGTCTACTCCAATTCCGTGAGTAGGTCCATACACGACCAGCTCACCGAACAAGCCGGCTGGTCAGAGCAAACCTACAGCTACGACCGCACCGGTCGGTTGACAACCGTGTGGGACACCACGGACACCGTCTGCACCAAGCGGACATATACCTTCGACAACCGTACCAACCGAAAGACCCTGACCAGCGCGTCCGGCACCCCCGGGGCCGACTGCCCCACCACCGGAGGCACCACCACCAACTACGTCTACGACAGCGCCGACCGACTCGTCGACACCGGCTATGTCTACGATGCCATGGGTCGCACGACTGCCTTGCCTGGCGGCACCGTCAGCTACTTCGTCAATGACCTTATTCAGCAACAGACTGAGAACGGGAAGCGTCAGACCTGGCAACTCGACGCCGACCTCCGCTACCGCTCCTGGAAGGTCGAAACTGGCAGTGGCACTAGCTGGACCCAGACCACTTCCAAGCTCAATCACTACGGCGGTGACAGCGACAACCCTCGCTGGATCGTTGAAGACCTCGCAACTGGAGCTCTGACTCGTAACGTCATCTCAGCCTTCGGCGACCTTTCTGCGACGACCAGCCGAGCAGGGGACGTTGTCCTGCAGTTCACCAATATCCACGGTGACATCGCTCTCCAACTCCCGCTCAGCGCAGGTCAGGAACCTATCCTGCTGGACAGCGATGAATACGGCAAGCCCCGCAATGGTCAGGCTGCAACTCGCTACAACTGGCTTGGAGCGAAACAACGTTCCACCGAAACGCTCAACAGTGTCACTCTGATGGGCGCTCGTCTTTACAGTCCCACCACGGGGCGCTTCCTCTCAATTGACCCCGTGTACGGCGGCAACGCCAACCCCTACGAGTATGGTCTGGGCGATCCAGTCAACCGGTACGATTTGACTGGCTGTACAACAGTCAAGGCGTGCGGAATAGCGTACCCAGTTACCACAGGCTGGTTCCCGCTGAAGAAGTACAATCACAGCAGGCCCAGTTCCTGGTACAGGCGCGCACCCGCCTGGCAGAGAGGCATGGTCACACTGATTTTCCGCGGATTCATTACGGATATACAGTTCCGGAACCGAATCCTCTCCCTGAGGCAGTGGCGCTGTTATAACAGGCACTACCAGGAGCGGAATGTCGCTCAGTACCAGATGCAGGCGAAGGTCACCTTCGGCTACGGCTGGTTCAGCTACAATCAGACGACGCCATGGCTCTACGTAAACTACTACTACTGGATTGGGCCGACGGTGACGTACTCGTGA
- a CDS encoding helix-turn-helix domain-containing protein, producing the protein MAKEPNPELRDFLRTRRAKITPEEAGLVPQPGVRRVPGLRREEVAQLAGVSVDYYIRLERGRHLNVSASVLDAIARALRLNDLERAHLFRIAKPSRTRPRPLPPQRVRPGLRLLLDALTDVPALVYGRRMDVLAANHLAHALYVDFEALPVWSRNMARLVFLDDRFRTLYADWEGAARGIVSSLRLYAGRHPHDPSLAELVGELSLQDADFRHWWADHDVFQRTHGTKHYRHPVVGDLVLGYEAFTPADDPEQTLGVSTAEPGSPSAERLKLLASWADPTQHLDPAGAVKAQHADGYRSS; encoded by the coding sequence ATGGCCAAGGAACCGAACCCCGAGCTGCGTGACTTTCTGCGCACGCGCCGCGCGAAGATCACCCCGGAGGAGGCGGGACTGGTGCCCCAGCCGGGCGTCCGTCGTGTTCCCGGCCTGCGGCGGGAAGAGGTTGCCCAGCTGGCCGGTGTCAGCGTCGACTACTACATCCGTCTCGAACGCGGCCGGCACCTCAATGTCTCCGCATCGGTTCTGGACGCGATCGCACGCGCCCTGCGGCTCAACGATCTGGAGCGCGCTCATCTGTTCCGGATCGCCAAGCCGTCCCGCACTCGTCCCCGCCCGCTGCCCCCGCAGCGCGTCCGCCCCGGCCTGCGGCTCCTGCTGGACGCCCTGACCGATGTCCCCGCCCTCGTGTACGGCCGCCGCATGGACGTCCTGGCCGCCAACCACCTCGCCCACGCCCTGTATGTGGACTTCGAGGCTCTGCCCGTTTGGAGCCGTAACATGGCCCGTCTGGTCTTTCTCGACGACCGCTTCCGCACGTTGTACGCCGACTGGGAGGGCGCTGCCCGCGGCATCGTCTCCTCTTTGCGCCTGTACGCGGGTCGCCATCCTCACGATCCCTCCCTGGCCGAGCTGGTCGGTGAACTCTCCCTCCAGGACGCGGACTTCCGACACTGGTGGGCCGACCATGATGTGTTCCAGCGCACCCATGGCACCAAGCACTACCGCCATCCCGTCGTCGGTGACCTCGTACTGGGCTACGAGGCCTTCACACCGGCCGACGACCCGGAACAGACCTTGGGCGTCTCCACCGCAGAACCCGGATCTCCCTCCGCGGAACGCCTGAAACTGCTCGCCAGCTGGGCTGACCCCACACAGCATCTGGACCCAGCCGGAGCCGTGAAGGCTCAGCACGCGGACGGGTATAGATCTTCCTAA
- a CDS encoding aldo/keto reductase, giving the protein MKRRILGGTGFSVSEYALGAMMFGAMGNTDHGESVRMIHTALDAGINLIDTADVYSGGESEVIVGKALKGRRDDVVLATKFGLAMGEDPNRRGGSARWIHRAVEDSLRRLDTDCIDLYQMHRPDPHTDIDETLGALSDLVRAGKVRAIGGSFFSPEEIVEAQWTAEHRGHHRLRTEQPPYSILTRGVENRVLPTAQRHSMGVLTFGPLNSGWLSGRTDPSMGHRSAGAGAKMFDLSQPGVRAKADAVQKLSALAGEAGLPLPHLATAFVRSHPAVTAVLIGPRRPEHLADLLAGADVELADDLLDRIDEIVPPGVDVNPGDFYIDPTPPITDKRLRRR; this is encoded by the coding sequence ATGAAACGCAGGATTCTGGGTGGCACTGGCTTCTCGGTGAGCGAGTACGCACTCGGTGCGATGATGTTCGGCGCCATGGGCAACACCGACCACGGCGAGTCGGTCCGCATGATCCACACAGCGCTCGACGCCGGCATCAACCTCATCGACACTGCCGATGTGTACTCCGGTGGCGAGTCGGAAGTGATCGTAGGCAAGGCGCTCAAGGGCCGTCGTGACGACGTCGTACTGGCCACCAAGTTCGGGCTGGCCATGGGCGAGGACCCCAACCGGCGGGGCGGCTCGGCCCGCTGGATCCACCGGGCGGTGGAGGACAGTCTGCGCCGCCTGGACACCGACTGCATCGATCTCTACCAGATGCACCGCCCCGACCCGCACACGGACATCGACGAGACCCTCGGCGCCCTGTCGGACCTGGTCCGTGCCGGAAAGGTCCGCGCCATCGGCGGCTCCTTCTTCTCCCCCGAGGAGATCGTGGAGGCCCAGTGGACGGCGGAGCACCGCGGGCATCACCGCCTCCGCACCGAGCAGCCTCCGTACTCGATCCTCACCCGCGGCGTGGAAAACCGTGTGCTGCCGACCGCCCAGCGTCACAGCATGGGCGTGCTGACCTTCGGACCGCTCAACTCCGGCTGGCTGTCGGGCCGTACCGACCCGTCCATGGGACACCGGAGCGCGGGCGCCGGGGCGAAGATGTTCGACCTGTCGCAGCCGGGCGTGCGGGCGAAGGCCGACGCGGTCCAGAAGCTCTCCGCGCTGGCGGGCGAAGCGGGTCTGCCGCTGCCCCATCTGGCCACCGCGTTCGTCCGCTCCCACCCGGCCGTCACCGCGGTGCTGATCGGCCCACGCCGCCCGGAGCACCTGGCCGACCTCCTCGCCGGGGCCGATGTCGAGCTCGCTGACGACCTTCTTGACCGCATCGACGAGATCGTTCCGCCCGGCGTCGACGTGAACCCCGGCGACTTCTACATCGATCCCACCCCGCCGATCACCGACAAGCGTCTACGCCGACGCTGA